Proteins found in one Panicum hallii strain FIL2 chromosome 4, PHallii_v3.1, whole genome shotgun sequence genomic segment:
- the LOC112888409 gene encoding protein IRX15-LIKE-like, which translates to MKGLSGAKLLVVHPSSNKSPGGAGSPGAVLGARRRVCAAVFLACFACVSLATTLLSAARDPGAAGASGRASAAFAVPARGGGGGGGAAAVGTGEGLPGYVFDALVQYSSAGGNSTASMPGPDVRAIAAVLKRRAPCNLLVFGLGGETPLWRALNHGGRTVFLDENQYYVSHLEGRHPGLEAYDVAYTTTVREFPDLLDAARTARAAECRPVQNLLFSDCRLAINDLPNQLYDVSWDVILVDGPRGYTASSPGRMSAIFTAGVLARTRAGEGATTDVLVHDYEREVERACSREFLCEENRVAETSTRSLAHFVVRGGSAVRRDAFCSGAVVAAAH; encoded by the exons ATGAAGGGGCTGAGCGGGGCGAAGCTGCTGGTCGTCCACCCGTCGTCGAATAAATCGCCCGGCGGCGCGGGTTCCCCCGGGGCGGTTCTTGGCGCGCGGCGCCGGGTGTGCGCCGCCGTGTTCCTGGCCTGCTTCGCGTGCGTGTCCCTCGCGACCACGCTGCTGTCGGCGGCGCGGGACCCGGGGGCGGCCGGCGCGTCCGGGAGGGCGTCGGCGGCGTTCGCGGTGCCGGcgaggggcgggggcgggggcggcggcgcggcagcggtGGGGACGGGGGAGGGCCTGCCGGGGTACGTGTTCGACGCGCTCGTGCAGTACTCGTCGGCGGGCGGGAACTCGACGGCGAGCATGCCGGGCCCCGACGTGCGCGCAATCGCGGCGGTGCTGAAGCGGCGCGCGCCGTGCAACCTGCTGGTGTTCGGGCTCGGCGGGGAGACGCCGCTGTGGCGGGCGCTCAACCACGGCGGGCGCACCGTGTTCCTCGACGAGAACCAGTACTACGTCTCCCACCTGGAGGGCCGGCACCCGGGGCTGGAGGCCTACGACGTCGCCTACACCACCACTGTCCGCGAGTTCCCCGACCTCCTGGACGCCGCCCGGACGGCCCGCGCCGCCGAGTGTCGCCCCGTCCAGAACCTCCTCTTCTCCGACTGCCGCCTCGCCATCAACGACCTCCCcaaccagctctacgacgtgtCCTGGGACGTCATCCTCGTCGACGGCCCGCGCGG GTACACGGCGTCGTCGCCGGGGAGGATGTCGGCGATATTCACGGCGGGGGTGCTGGCGCGGACGCGGGCCGGGGAGGGCGCGACGACCGACGTGCTGGTGCACGACTACGAGCGGGAGGTGGAGCGGGCGTGCTCCAGGGAGTTCCTGTGCGAGGAGAACCGCGTCGCCGAGACCAGCACGCGGTCGCTCGCCCACTTCGTCGTGCGCGGCGGCAGCGCCGTCCGCCGGGACGCCTTCTGCTCCGGCGCCGTAGTAGCGGCCGCCCACTAG
- the LOC112891141 gene encoding T-complex protein 1 subunit eta-like: MSAMLQPQVILLKEGTDTSQGKAQMVSNINACTAVVDTVRTTLGPRGMDKLIHDDKGGVTISNDGATIMRLLDIVHPAANILVDIARSQDSEVGDGTTTVVLLAGEFLKEAKPYIEDGVHPHSLIRSYRIAGHLATEKVKELAVSIEGKSLEEKKSLLAKCAATTLSSKLIGGEKEFFASMVVDAVLAIGNDDRLNMIGIKKVPGGTMRDSFLVNGVAFKKTFSYAGFEQQPKKFLNPKILLLNIELELKSEKENAEIRLSDPLQYQSIVDAEWNIIYDKLDKCVKSGAKIVLSRLAIGDLATQYFADRDIFCAGRVTEEDLQRVAAATGGTVQTSVNNVIDEVLGSCEVFEERQVGNERFNIFSGCPSGLTATIVLRGGADQFIEEAERSLHDAIMIVRRALKNSTVVPGGGAIDMEVSKYLRQHARTIAGKSQFFVNSFAKALEVIPRQLCDNAGFDATDVLNKLRQKHASGEGANYGVDINTGGIADSFANFVWEPAVVKINAINAATEAACLILSVDETVKNPKSESAQGDAAASAMGGRGRGGAAMRGRGGRGMRRR, encoded by the exons ATGTCGGCGATGCTG CAACCGCAGGTTATCCTGCTCAAGGAGGGCACGGACACGTCTCAGGGGAAGGCGCAGATGGTGAGCAACATCAACGCGTGCACGGCGGTGGTGGACACGGTGCGCACCACGCTGGGGCCCCGCGGCATGGACAAGCTCATTCACGACGACAAGGGCGGCGTCACCATCTCCAACGACGGCGCCACCATTATGCGCCTCCTCGACATCGTCCACCCCGCCGCCAATATCCTCGTCGACATCGCCAGGTCGCAGGACTCCGAG GTTGGTGATGGGACTACAACTGTGGTGCTTCTTGCTGGTGAATTCTTAAAGGAGGCAAAGCCTTACATTGAGGATGGCGTACACCCTCATAGCCTAATTCGTAGTTACAGGATTGCTGGCCATTTG GCAACTGAGAAAGTTAAAGAACTGGCGGTCAGCATAGAAGGGAAAAGCCTAGAAGAAAAGAAATCTCTGTTAGCCAAATGCGCTGCAACAACGCTCTCATCGAAGTTAATAGGCGGCGAGAAAGAATTCTTTGCTTCTATGGTTGTTGATGCTGTGCTTGCTATTGGCAATGATGACAGGCTTAACATGATTGGAATAAAGAAG GTTCCTGGAGGTACTATGAGAGATTCCTTCCTTGTTAATGGTGTTGCCTTCAAAAAGACGTTTTCATATGCTGGGTTTGAGCAACAGCCAAAGAAATTCTTGAATCCAAAGATTCTTTTGCTTAACATTGAGCTTGAGCTGAAATCCGAGAAAGAAAATGCAGAGATTAG ATTGTCGGACCCTTTGCAATACCAGTCAATTGTTGATGCTGAATGGAACATTATATATGACAAATTGGATAAATGTGTTAAAAGTGGTGCAAAAATAGTGCTTTCTCGATTGGCAATTGGTGACCTTGCAACACAA TATTTTGCAGACCGTGACATTTTCTGTGCTGGCCGTGTCACGGAAGAGGATTTACAGCGtgttgcagcagcaaccggtgGAACCGTTCAGACGTCTGTGAACAATGTCATCGATGAG GTTCTTGGTTCCTGTGAAGTATTTGAGGAAAGGCAAGTGGGAAATGAACGGTTTAACATATTCAGTGGCTGTCCTTCTGGTCTAACAGCAACCATTGTCCTTCGGGGTGGCGCAGATCAG TTCATTGAGGAAGCTGAAAGAAGTCTCCATGATGCCATCATGATTGTTAGGAGAGCACTTAAGAATTCAACAGTTGTGCCTGGTGGTGGTGCTATTGAT ATGGAAGTAAGCAAGTATCTCAGGCAGCATGCACGGACCATAGCTGGGAAGTCTCAGTTTTTTGTTAATTCATTTGCTAAAGCCCTTGAG GTTATCCCGAGACAGCTTTGTGACAATGCTGGATTTGATGCAACGGACGTGCTAAATAAACTCAGACAGAAGCATGCATCTG GTGAAGGTGCTAACTATGGTGTGGACATCAACACTGGTGGAATTGCCGATTCCTTTGCTAACTTTGTGTGGGAACCTGCAGTTGTGAAG ATCAATGCTATAAATGCTGCAACTGAAGCTGCTTGTCTTATTCTCAGCGTGGATGAGACCGTTAAAAACCCCAAG TCTGAGAGTGCACAAGGCGATGCTGCTGCTAGTGCCATGGGTGGTAGGGGCCGTGGTGGAGCAGCAATGCGCGGCCGTGGTGGAAGGGGAATGAGGCGGCGGTAG